The candidate division TA06 bacterium region AAGGGGAGAGGTCTTAAGCTCAGTTATTGTTTTCAGCTTGTGATTTGTCGGGAAATATCTTTATCAGCACCATCACCAGACCGTAGAAGATCAGGATGAAGGCGAAGATGCCGGTCATGCCCATGGCCATTAGTTTAAGGCTTTGGTTGAAGTTGGTCCAATCCATGCAATGAATTCCTAATTACGAATTATTAATTGATAATTCCAGGGTTGGGAGGGGTCACTTCACCAGCGCCAGGATCAGTCCCCCGGCGATGATGGACCCGATCTGTCCGGCCACGTTGGCGCTGACCGCGTGGTTCAGCAAAAAGTTGGCCGGGTCGGCCCGCTGGGCCTCCTGGTGGATCACCCGGGCCAACATGGGGAAGGCCGAGATCCCGGCCGCGCCCACCATGGGGTTGATCTTTTCCTTGGTGAAAAGGTTAAGGAACTTGGCGAACAGCACCCCACCGGCGGTGTCGCCGATGAAGGCTATCAACCCCAGCCCGATGATCATCAAAGTGTCCCAGCGCAAAAAGCTTTCGGCCGCCATGGTGGAGCCGATGGTGATGCCCAGCAAAATTGTCACCAGATTGGCCAGCTCGTTCTGGGCCGTCTTGCCAAGCCGCTCAGTGACGCCGGATTCCCTTAAAAGGTTTCCGAACATCAGGAAACCCACCAGGGCCACGCTGACCGGGGCCACGATGCCGGCGATGATGGTGATCAGTATGGGGAACAGTATCTTGACCGTCTTGGAGATCCCGGCCTCGTGGTAGGGCATCCTTATCTTGCGCTCCTCCAAAGTGGTCAGGGCCCGGATCACCGGGGGCTGGATGATGGGCACCAGCGACATGTAGGTATAGGCCGCCACCGAGATGGGAGCCAGCAGCCTGGGGGCGAACTTGGTAGCCACGTATATGGAGGTGGGGCCGTCGGCGGCGCCGATGATGCCGATGGAGGCGGCCTCCTTCAGGTCAAATCCCAGCAGGGTGGCCACAGTGATGGTAAAGAATATCCCGAACTGGGCCGCCCCGCCGAACAGGAACATCTTGGGGTTCTTCAGCAGAATTCCGAAGTCTATCATGGCCCCGATGGCGATGAAGATCAGCAGGGGAAAGAGCTCGGTGAGGATGCCGTACTGGTAGAGCAGGGTAAGCGGGCCCTCGTCGCCCACCGCCGCCGAGAAGGGGATGTTGGCCATGATGCAGCCAAAGCCGATGGGCAGGAGCAGCATCGGTTCGTACTCTTTGGCGATGGCCAGGTAAAGCAGAAGGCCGCCGATGAGCAGCATGGCCGCCTGGCTAAGTGTGAAGGAGGTGAAGCCGATAAGAAGGTCTTGCATAATGTTTTTTAATAATTGGACGCAGATTGACGCGGATTGTTGATGATAAAAATATTCAAGTACAGGCCTGTTACCGTTTGGGTCTGTAGCCCAGCACTTTTGCCGGCAGAAGCAGAATGGCCCGGAGCAAGGCAAACAGAGCCTCAAAGGTTATTCCGATCAGCCGGAACGGCAGTAAAACCAGCCATATCAGAGGCCACAGGATCAAAGCTATGATGGCCAGCGGCCAGCATAGCACCAGCAAGATAAGCCAGGCAATGAAGGTGAACATTTATGCATCCTCACTCAGTTACTGTATTGAATTGCCTGATGCGCCTATTCCCCGGAAGAAGCCTCTTTGCTGTAAAAGGGGACGACCTCGTCCTGGTAAAACCACAGGCTGTCCTCGTTCTGGTACCAGCCGCCATTTTTGGTTATCAGCTGGATGCGGTCGTTGTCCAGTTCGTCCTTGTACAGGACGGTTTCCAGGGTGGAATCGCTTTTGAACGGCCGGGTGTACAAATGCAGGCTGTCGCCTTTGAGCCTGGCGTAATTGAACTCCGGTTCGGCAGTTTTTCCGGTGTCCGCGGGGGCCGGGGATGCCGGCTGGACAATGGTCTGCTCAGTTTGCGCCGGTTGTTCACCGGCCTGGTATATCCGGTGCTGACGCCAGATGAAAAATGCCAGTACGACAAAGAACAGCCCAAAGGCCGCGATCACGATGATGGGTTTTTTCATAAGATTTAAGTTTGTTGGAGAAACTAAACTCAACCCACTTCGGCTCTGCTCAGCGCAAGCCTGCACCCCTTCTCTTAGCCTAATAAATGCCGGGCATGATCGTAAGAGAAGGGGACGGGGGATGAGTTCGTTGTCTCATTTCTTCTTATACTTCATCTTCATCCCCAGCAGGATGAAATTAAGCACTATGGTCACTCCGTTGGCCAAAATGATCGGCCATTCGTGGATCATTATACCATAAACCAGCCACAAAGTAATACCGCAGAGGAAAAGCACCAGGAACAGCAGGTTGAAGTCCTCGGCATGTTTGGTCTGGTAGGTTTTGATGACCTGGGGCAGGAAGCTGACGGTAGTCAGCAGTCCGGCCAAAAAGCCGATGGTTTTGATGAGCATGGATTCCTTTATCCGCAGATTTCGCAGATTCACGCAGATTGATTTATTATTTCTTGCTTGGCGCTGCAACCGGCACCGGGGGCAGGGGGATGGGCGTGATGTCGGCGCATTCGTTGACCACCTGCACCAGCGAAGTGCCCTGCGGGATGTAGTACTTGACATTGTCCTTGAGGGTGGCCTTGGTCACCAGCAGCTTCTTCCAGATCTGGGCGTTGCCCACGAAGTTCTTGTCGGACGACTCGCTGACCAGCCGGATGGCTTCGGCCTCGGCCTTGGCGATGGTGACCCTGGCCTCGGCCTCGGCGTTGGCCTTAAGCACCACGCCCTGGGAGTAGCCCTCGGCCTCCTTGATCTTGGCCCGGCGGGCGCCGTCGGCCTGGGTCTCGGTGGCGGTGGCGAAGTCCACCGCGGCAATCTTCTCGTTCTGGGCCTTGACCACCTTGTTCATGGTCTCCTGGACGTCCTGGGGCGGCATGATCTCCTTGAGCTCGGTGCGGACGATGTCGATCCCCCAGTTGGCGGTCTCGTGCTGCATGGTCTCCTGCAGCTGGCGGTTGAGCTCGCCCCGCTTGCTGTTGGCGTCCTTGAGGGAGAGGTTGCCGATGACGTTCCTCAGGGTGGTCCGGGCCAGGGCCACGATCTGGATCCGGTAGTTGTTGACGTTGTAGATGGAGTTCTTGATGCTTTCGTCGTCGCGCTTGACCTTGAAGTAGACCTGGGCGTCCACCATGGCGTTGAGGTTGTCCAGGGTGATCACTTCCTGGGGCTCGGCGTCTATCATCAGTTCGGTGGTGTTGATCTTGTGCATCCGGTCGATCACCGGGATGATCCAGTGGAAGCCCTGGTCGGCCACCTTGCGGAACCTTCCCAGCCGCTCCACCACGCCTTTCTCGATGGGCCGGACGATGCGGATGCCGATAAAGAAGATGAAGACCGCGACTATGATCCAGAATATCATTTTAATGCTCCTTTCAGGTTAACTTACCACGGAAACACGGAAATCAGGAAGACACGGAATATAATAAATATGTGAAAGGCGATATTCCGCATTCAGTGTTTCTGTGGTAAAAGTGATTTTCTGAAGTACTGCATGGGCCGGAATAGCCATCAGTGTTTCTCTATGTACTCGTCCAGCTGACGGTGCCACTGATCGGGTTCAAAGGTACCGGGCGCGGTCTCCTGGCCGAACAGCAGGTCTATCAGGTAGCGTGGGCGTTTGCCGCCGATGTGCATGGACTTGATGCAGGAGATGCAGTAGACCGCCACCTCCTCGGCCGGCATCTCGCCTGCCCGTTTGGCCATCTGCTCCTTAACCTGTTCCACCGGGATGGCCCCGTAAAAGCTGTCGCCGCAGCAGGTGCTCTTGGTTCCCGTGTGCTTGGGTTCTGCCAGTTCTATGTTCATCTTCTTCAGCAGCGTCCTGACGGCCTTGTGCACCCGCTGCTGGTCCCGGGTGGGGCAGGCGTCCAGGATGGACATCTTTTGCCCCTTGTAATCGGGGAAGGAGAAGAAGTCGCCCTGGGCCAGGATCTCCCACAGCGAGACGGTGGTGCTGTTGGCATGATCGTTGCGGAACCGCTTGTCGCAGCCGGGGCAGATGTTGATGACCTCGGTCTTGCTCTTGAACTGCGGGTCGTGATGACAGCAGACCATCAGCATGTCCATCGGGCCCAGGCTTTGATTAAGCAGGGCATGCAGTCTTTGGGCCGACTCCGGCTTGTACAGCATCAGTCCGCAGCCTGGGGCGAAAACTTGTTTCATTTTGTTTGACGGGGTGGAGGGGATGGGGGATTTTGGTGGCGTTCAATTTATTAGCGATACCATTAATGATATCGCTGGATTCCATCAAGGCCTCTTGCGAGGCCTAACCCATAGGCTTCAAGGAAGCCTTGATGATTTCCAGCGATAGGTTTCAACCTATCGCTAAGTTAATGTGTTTTCCCCAGATAACGTTCATTCTTTCCCCCGCAG contains the following coding sequences:
- a CDS encoding sodium ion-translocating decarboxylase subunit beta, yielding MQDLLIGFTSFTLSQAAMLLIGGLLLYLAIAKEYEPMLLLPIGFGCIMANIPFSAAVGDEGPLTLLYQYGILTELFPLLIFIAIGAMIDFGILLKNPKMFLFGGAAQFGIFFTITVATLLGFDLKEAASIGIIGAADGPTSIYVATKFAPRLLAPISVAAYTYMSLVPIIQPPVIRALTTLEERKIRMPYHEAGISKTVKILFPILITIIAGIVAPVSVALVGFLMFGNLLRESGVTERLGKTAQNELANLVTILLGITIGSTMAAESFLRWDTLMIIGLGLIAFIGDTAGGVLFAKFLNLFTKEKINPMVGAAGISAFPMLARVIHQEAQRADPANFLLNHAVSANVAGQIGSIIAGGLILALVK
- a CDS encoding SemiSWEET transporter, whose product is MLIKTIGFLAGLLTTVSFLPQVIKTYQTKHAEDFNLLFLVLFLCGITLWLVYGIMIHEWPIILANGVTIVLNFILLGMKMKYKKK
- a CDS encoding SPFH/Band 7/PHB domain protein → MIFWIIVAVFIFFIGIRIVRPIEKGVVERLGRFRKVADQGFHWIIPVIDRMHKINTTELMIDAEPQEVITLDNLNAMVDAQVYFKVKRDDESIKNSIYNVNNYRIQIVALARTTLRNVIGNLSLKDANSKRGELNRQLQETMQHETANWGIDIVRTELKEIMPPQDVQETMNKVVKAQNEKIAAVDFATATETQADGARRAKIKEAEGYSQGVVLKANAEAEARVTIAKAEAEAIRLVSESSDKNFVGNAQIWKKLLVTKATLKDNVKYYIPQGTSLVQVVNECADITPIPLPPVPVAAPSKK
- a CDS encoding (Fe-S)-binding protein, coding for MKQVFAPGCGLMLYKPESAQRLHALLNQSLGPMDMLMVCCHHDPQFKSKTEVINICPGCDKRFRNDHANSTTVSLWEILAQGDFFSFPDYKGQKMSILDACPTRDQQRVHKAVRTLLKKMNIELAEPKHTGTKSTCCGDSFYGAIPVEQVKEQMAKRAGEMPAEEVAVYCISCIKSMHIGGKRPRYLIDLLFGQETAPGTFEPDQWHRQLDEYIEKH